From Rhodococcus sp. B7740, one genomic window encodes:
- a CDS encoding PucR family transcriptional regulator produces the protein MTVHNSTSLGIMVAGQPASAPLRDFRAVARLLVGHFAANTPCGSLPGEQLHGDVTEFTVKCISIAVQMLDERRAPAESDLAELRAKASQWAREGVPLESVLSVYHEGIQIGWNLVSKRAGEGDAAQLIEAARMFVLLSEKVSIAASKSYVEELQSVASEHHTAAHTLVTSLLSGHNAVSMARQSGIELADSYLVLAISVPPHPDENDPNIQKTVAARRKLRRVQAELATICGRTPLSLLSTEGGTVLIPGVHDEEWVEALVHRIGTAAEVPVTVTAEQAATADIPTAADQVHELLSLAHQLHRPSGLYRMDDLVLEYQLTRPGPGRRHLTQILEPLDSSPELLETLEIHISHDLNRQRSARQLHLHTNTVDYRLKRIAQLTGFDPTRPSGIRHLQAALVARRLESSRGAA, from the coding sequence GTGACCGTTCACAACTCGACTAGCCTCGGAATCATGGTCGCGGGTCAGCCTGCGTCGGCTCCTCTTCGCGACTTCCGCGCGGTGGCTCGGCTCCTCGTGGGGCACTTCGCCGCCAACACCCCCTGCGGGTCGTTGCCGGGCGAACAGCTTCACGGCGACGTCACCGAATTCACCGTCAAGTGCATCAGTATCGCCGTGCAGATGCTCGACGAAAGACGTGCTCCGGCGGAGTCCGACCTGGCCGAACTCCGCGCCAAGGCCAGTCAGTGGGCGCGGGAGGGTGTGCCCCTCGAGTCCGTCCTCAGCGTCTACCATGAGGGCATCCAGATCGGCTGGAATCTCGTGTCCAAGCGGGCAGGTGAAGGCGACGCCGCCCAACTGATCGAGGCCGCGCGGATGTTCGTGCTGCTGTCGGAGAAGGTATCTATCGCGGCCAGCAAGAGCTACGTCGAGGAGCTCCAATCGGTGGCCAGTGAGCATCACACGGCAGCGCACACCCTGGTGACCTCGCTGCTCAGCGGCCACAATGCGGTGTCGATGGCCCGTCAGTCCGGCATCGAGCTCGCCGACAGTTACCTCGTGCTCGCCATCTCGGTGCCGCCGCACCCCGACGAGAACGACCCCAATATCCAGAAGACCGTCGCCGCCCGTCGAAAGCTGCGCCGCGTTCAGGCCGAACTGGCCACGATCTGCGGTCGCACCCCCCTGTCTCTGCTGAGCACCGAAGGCGGCACCGTGCTGATCCCGGGTGTTCACGACGAAGAGTGGGTCGAGGCCCTGGTGCACCGCATCGGTACCGCCGCCGAGGTTCCCGTCACCGTCACCGCCGAGCAGGCCGCTACCGCCGACATCCCCACCGCAGCCGATCAGGTCCACGAACTGCTGTCGTTGGCGCACCAGCTGCACCGTCCGTCCGGGCTGTACCGCATGGACGACCTGGTGCTCGAATACCAGCTCACGCGACCGGGACCCGGCCGTCGCCACCTGACCCAGATCCTCGAGCCACTCGACTCGTCGCCGGAGCTGCTCGAGACCCTCGAGATCCACATCTCCCACGATCTGAACCGTCAGCGGTCCGCACGCCAGCTCCACCTGCACACCAACACCGTCGATTACCGCCTCAAGCGGATCGCCCAGCTCACCGGGTTCGACCCGACCCGTCCCTCGGGTATCCGACACCTGCAGGCCGCTCTGGTGGCCCGACGCCTCGAATCCTCGCGCGGCGCAGCGTGA
- a CDS encoding ABC transporter ATP-binding protein, with product MKLELSGVVKEYPTGEQPVRALDGIDLTIEGGQFVSLVAPSGAGKSTLLHMLGALDTPTSGSIRFDDVEVTTLDDNAQSDFRRHQVGFVFQFFNLLPTMSAWENVAVPKLLDGTPIKKAKSDAMRLLDMVGLSNRSEHRPAQLSGGQIQRIAIARALMMDPALLIADEPTGNLDSKTSHNVLEILAEVAHASDGRRAVVMATHDLEAARSTDRIVSMIDGRVETDTPTAGLDR from the coding sequence TTGAAGCTCGAGCTGTCCGGTGTGGTCAAGGAGTACCCCACCGGCGAGCAACCGGTACGCGCGTTGGACGGTATCGATCTCACGATCGAGGGTGGCCAGTTCGTCTCGCTCGTCGCGCCGTCCGGTGCCGGCAAGTCGACGCTGCTGCACATGCTCGGCGCACTCGACACGCCCACGTCGGGTTCCATCCGGTTCGACGACGTCGAGGTCACCACCCTCGACGACAATGCTCAATCCGATTTCCGACGCCACCAGGTGGGGTTCGTCTTCCAATTCTTCAACCTGCTGCCGACCATGTCCGCATGGGAGAACGTCGCCGTTCCCAAGCTGCTCGACGGCACCCCCATCAAGAAGGCCAAGTCCGACGCGATGCGTCTGCTCGACATGGTCGGACTCTCCAACCGATCCGAGCACCGTCCGGCGCAGTTGTCGGGCGGTCAGATCCAGCGCATCGCGATCGCACGGGCATTGATGATGGATCCGGCACTGCTGATCGCCGACGAACCGACCGGCAATCTCGACTCGAAGACCTCCCACAACGTCCTGGAGATTCTTGCCGAGGTGGCGCACGCCAGTGACGGGCGTCGAGCGGTGGTGATGGCGACCCACGACCTCGAGGCGGCACGGTCCACCGATCGCATCGTCAGCATGATCGACGGTCGCGTCGAGACCGACACTCCCACGGCCGGCCTCGATCGGTGA
- a CDS encoding ABC transporter permease, with amino-acid sequence MHWVRSLVSAGVVAVAAGLLIAVLGTYGSLTGSVERLAVSIAGNADYEVVGVTDSGFDQSELDAVRAVPGVETAVPLLRSTVRSDVGDLTILGVDSSITALQSDLEGAVGNAAGLLTDPAGVLVGAATGLTQGDTVTIDDVPTTVVGVVDGPGTQRIGGGMFAVALIPTAQTLTDRPDQLDSIFVLGSGDALRTDLDAALAGRVSVMNPDFRANRANQAMSLTRNATLMVSLIAFVVAAFLVFNVMNMAIAKRRPTISLLRAVGGRRGDIVRDLLFESVLVGLVGGAVGVPLGIVMGRIAIESLPPFLSQAFDARIEYVLPGFAIPVAIVACVLACAGASAVAAVQVYRISPIEALAVGGGETSGGPGLRFTVAATVFGLLAVAGSFLFAVNVDGQLTLGAGALFMFGVVALCVGATGPIVSITAAVPRRWGGAGRLATATIERAPRRIWATVMTIVIAVGVSVGVSGSLTNMTDSAAESLSSLADTDLYVSMTSPDAIPSGPIVPAEVEDAVASTPGVSRIVEGQWAYATIDGETVSIQGVADGSNAVTLTSLTEDVRSQVLAGDGVVLSRGFGRTLGVSVGDSIDLPTPTGVQTVQVLDLVDYINAAGGTMAISLDSMQRWYDRPGATYLEIGVDGDVAAVQDSLRSTLPPEAFVYTGAAALEGTSAAIRQSGALAIALQWIVALVAAVALLNTLTLSVLERRRELGVLRAMGGGRGTLARMVLAEALSVGIVGGVLGLIIGAGLQYLSTLILGASIGIPVAYTASWSVLLYGLVALGLSLLGSAPPAVHASRLNIVDAIAAD; translated from the coding sequence ATGCACTGGGTGCGTTCGTTGGTCTCGGCCGGCGTCGTCGCCGTCGCGGCCGGGTTGCTCATCGCCGTCCTCGGCACGTACGGGTCCTTGACCGGATCCGTCGAGCGTCTCGCGGTGTCGATCGCAGGTAACGCCGACTACGAGGTCGTCGGTGTCACCGACTCGGGCTTCGATCAGAGCGAGCTCGACGCAGTTCGCGCGGTCCCCGGTGTCGAGACCGCAGTCCCACTGCTGCGCAGCACCGTTCGGTCCGACGTCGGAGACCTGACGATTCTCGGTGTCGACTCGTCCATCACGGCACTGCAATCCGACCTCGAAGGCGCAGTCGGAAACGCGGCCGGGTTGCTCACCGACCCGGCCGGGGTATTGGTCGGAGCCGCAACAGGTCTGACTCAGGGCGACACCGTCACGATCGACGATGTTCCGACGACGGTGGTCGGTGTGGTCGACGGCCCGGGGACGCAGCGGATCGGCGGGGGCATGTTCGCCGTTGCGCTCATCCCGACGGCTCAGACGCTCACCGACCGCCCCGATCAACTCGATTCGATCTTCGTTCTCGGCAGCGGCGACGCTCTGCGCACCGACCTCGACGCCGCACTGGCGGGCCGGGTGTCGGTGATGAATCCCGACTTCAGGGCCAACCGCGCGAACCAGGCGATGAGCCTGACTCGCAATGCCACACTGATGGTCTCGCTCATCGCGTTCGTCGTCGCGGCGTTCCTCGTCTTCAACGTCATGAACATGGCCATCGCGAAGCGTCGACCCACCATCTCTCTGCTCCGGGCAGTCGGTGGCCGCCGCGGCGATATCGTCCGCGACCTGTTGTTCGAGTCCGTTCTGGTCGGGCTCGTCGGCGGTGCCGTCGGCGTTCCGCTGGGAATCGTGATGGGCCGCATCGCGATCGAGAGTCTGCCGCCGTTCCTCTCGCAGGCCTTCGATGCGCGGATCGAATACGTGTTGCCCGGCTTCGCGATTCCGGTGGCGATCGTGGCCTGTGTGCTGGCCTGCGCGGGCGCCTCGGCCGTCGCGGCGGTTCAGGTCTATCGCATCTCGCCGATCGAGGCGCTCGCGGTCGGCGGCGGAGAGACCTCGGGAGGCCCCGGTCTGCGATTCACCGTGGCCGCAACCGTCTTCGGCCTGCTCGCCGTCGCCGGATCCTTCCTGTTCGCCGTCAACGTCGACGGACAGTTGACCCTCGGGGCCGGTGCGCTGTTCATGTTCGGCGTCGTCGCGCTGTGCGTCGGCGCGACGGGGCCGATCGTGTCGATCACCGCAGCGGTCCCCCGCCGCTGGGGTGGTGCCGGTCGCCTCGCGACCGCCACCATCGAACGCGCCCCGCGGCGTATCTGGGCAACCGTGATGACGATCGTGATCGCGGTGGGAGTCAGTGTGGGAGTGTCGGGTTCACTGACCAACATGACCGACTCGGCGGCCGAGTCGTTGTCGTCGTTGGCCGATACCGACCTGTACGTGTCGATGACCTCGCCCGACGCCATACCGTCGGGCCCGATCGTTCCCGCCGAGGTGGAGGACGCCGTAGCGTCGACGCCCGGTGTGTCTCGCATCGTCGAGGGACAGTGGGCGTACGCCACGATCGACGGCGAGACGGTATCCATCCAGGGCGTCGCCGACGGTAGCAACGCGGTGACTCTCACCTCGCTCACCGAGGACGTGCGTTCCCAGGTGCTCGCCGGTGACGGGGTGGTGCTGTCCCGGGGCTTCGGCAGAACGTTGGGGGTCTCGGTGGGCGACTCCATCGACTTGCCGACGCCGACCGGCGTCCAGACCGTGCAGGTGTTGGATCTGGTCGACTACATCAACGCCGCCGGCGGCACGATGGCGATCTCGCTGGATTCGATGCAACGGTGGTACGACCGACCCGGGGCGACGTATTTGGAGATCGGCGTCGACGGAGACGTTGCCGCCGTACAGGATTCGTTGCGTTCGACACTGCCGCCCGAAGCCTTCGTCTACACCGGCGCTGCGGCTCTGGAGGGCACCAGTGCGGCCATCCGACAGTCCGGCGCATTGGCGATCGCGCTGCAGTGGATCGTCGCGCTCGTCGCTGCCGTCGCCTTGCTCAACACCTTGACATTGTCGGTGCTCGAACGTCGCCGCGAACTGGGAGTGCTGCGCGCAATGGGCGGTGGCCGAGGAACCCTGGCGCGAATGGTGCTCGCCGAGGCGCTGTCGGTCGGCATCGTCGGTGGTGTCCTCGGCCTGATCATCGGCGCAGGGCTGCAATACCTGAGCACCCTGATCCTCGGAGCCAGCATCGGGATTCCGGTCGCCTACACCGCGAGCTGGTCGGTGCTGCTGTACGGACTCGTCGCCCTCGGCCTCTCGCTGCTGGGTTCGGCTCCACCTGCTGTGCACGCATCGCGACTGAACATCGTGGACGCCATCGCGGCGGATTAG
- a CDS encoding phage major capsid protein: MTNTTLNSSAILTEKQIYDLLIEPVQKLSVFAQASTVIPTRNSAVRVPIMASGPTAAWTAEGAEIAITDADIDELVLTPAKLAGLTVISNELANDSSPAAAEMIGGYLANDLAAKLDAGAFGNLAAPAPAGLSALSGIKTLAAPNDANGFIENLDWAAEALSLAEQRGTQVNSFVTSPETALRLAVVKQGESHLAKSPLLQPDPTLPTRRLVQGVPLLVSPHVAPNTIWAIPAARSLLVMRQDATIESDRSAFFTSDRSAVRAILRATYGWPDPASIVKITTTAP, encoded by the coding sequence ATGACGAACACCACACTCAATAGCTCAGCGATACTGACTGAGAAGCAGATCTACGACCTGTTGATCGAGCCAGTCCAGAAGCTGTCCGTATTCGCCCAGGCATCGACGGTCATCCCGACCCGAAACAGTGCAGTCCGGGTCCCGATCATGGCCAGCGGCCCTACAGCGGCGTGGACCGCCGAAGGCGCAGAAATTGCCATCACCGATGCCGACATCGACGAACTGGTACTCACTCCCGCGAAACTCGCTGGTCTGACGGTGATCTCGAACGAGCTGGCCAACGATTCCAGTCCCGCCGCTGCCGAGATGATCGGCGGCTACCTCGCAAACGACCTGGCCGCGAAGCTCGACGCTGGCGCGTTCGGCAACCTGGCCGCACCCGCCCCGGCTGGCCTCTCGGCATTGTCGGGAATCAAGACCCTAGCTGCACCGAACGACGCGAACGGCTTCATCGAGAACCTCGACTGGGCTGCCGAGGCGCTGTCCCTGGCCGAACAGCGCGGGACGCAGGTCAACTCGTTCGTGACCAGCCCCGAGACGGCGCTACGCTTGGCCGTAGTGAAGCAGGGTGAATCGCACCTCGCGAAGTCGCCACTGCTCCAGCCCGATCCGACACTGCCGACCCGTCGACTGGTGCAGGGTGTGCCGCTGCTCGTCAGCCCGCACGTCGCTCCGAACACGATCTGGGCAATCCCCGCCGCCCGCTCGCTGCTGGTGATGCGCCAAGACGCCACCATCGAATCCGATCGAAGCGCGTTCTTCACTTCGGATCGCAGTGCAGTCAGGGCGATCCTGCGAGCAACCTACGGCTGGCCTGACCCTGCAAGCATCGTCAAGATCACCACTACCGCACCATGA